The Candidatus Manganitrophaceae bacterium nucleotide sequence CCGTCATCGGAAGTTCAAATTTGAAAATCCCTGCGAAGAATATACCGTCGATGGTATTGGAAATGGTTCGGATTTATCGTGAGAAACACCAGGAAGAAGAGAACTTCAACGACTTTGTCGAGCGCTTTGGCCGGAAACAGTTTTGCGAACAACTCGAACGGTTTACAAGCCTCCCGACCCCGGAGGCCGCCCCGGATGCCTATCTGGACTGGAAGGAAGAAAAGGCCTTTACACTTGATGATCTCGGTCCTGGTGAATGTTCCGGGACCGTCATCGATATGATTGAATACGCCTTGAGAATGGGGAGAGAGACCGTTAAGAAGGCCGCCCTGGCTGTGAAAAACAGTGAGTATCCCGAAGCGGTCAAGCTGATGAAGGAGGCCATCCTCTTTGAATCCCGTGCGCTCCTGTATACCTATGGCATTGAATCGCCTCACGAGGATGAAACCCTGAAGGAGTTCCAGCACAAGCTGGTGGAACAGGGCATTCTCTCCGAAGACTTTGAGTACTTCACCGTGGATCTTGGGGTCTGGACTGATTTTGATATGGCACCAACATCGGTTTCGACCCATGTCGAACGGGCTGCAGCCTTGATCGCAGAGTGCCAGGCAGCTTACGACCGAATGGACGCCAGCATGAAGTTGCGCAAGAGGGAACCGTCTGAAGTGTAACTCTGAAACAGAAGATGGAGGGCCTATGGAAGCGGGAAAAGAGGTTGATGTTCGCCTTGATCTTTCGGGTGTGCTTTGCCCGATGAATTTTGTAAAGACAAAACTCCAATTGGAAGAGATGGAGGCGGGCCAGGTTCTTGAAGTCGTGATCGATGAAGGGAAACCGGAACGCAATGTTCCCCGGAGCGTTCAGGCCGAAGGACACAAGGTTCTGGAGCTGGCCGAGATCCCGGACGGGCATTTCCGTCTGGTCATCGAAAAAGTTTGATTGACGATCAGGATCTTTCAAGCCCAGACTTTACTTCGTCTGGGCTTGTTTTTTGATGGTCTCGTAAAAAGTCTGAACACGAATCGTGAGCGTAATCCTCGCCCTCTGGGGCGGGGTTCTTCAAAAAGCCTATTCCCGTCATTCTGGCGAAGGCCGGAATCCAGTCTTTCGCAGGTGGTTTCAAGCCTTTTGGACTCCGGTTTTCACCGGAGTGGCGACTTTTTACGAGTGCATCATTTTTGTGAGAGGATGCTTTTTACCCAATGAAACCGATGCCCGCATATGATGTCGATCGCTCCTATGAGGCAAACTACCGGGAGGGGCCTTTTATCAAAGAAAAGGCCCCGGTGCGTCAGATTAGGCGAAAGGAGCGCTTCCTCGGTTTTGAAGTTAATTCCCGTCTTGGGATACCGGCCGGTCCCCTTTTAAACGCGCGCTGGATCCTCGCCTACGCGGCCATGGGTTTCGATCTTCTTGTTTACAAAACCGTACGGACCTGTGCGACCCCCAGTCATCCCAAGCCCAACTGCATGTTTCTGGGCATAGAGGACCAGATCCGGGAGGTCGATTTTGAGAAACAGCTTGTCGCGACCATGGAAGCGCCTTCTGATTTAAGCCGAATCAGCATCACCAATTCCTTCGGGATGCCGTCACGCGCGCCAGAGGTCTGGCAGGCCGATATTCAAAAGGCAAAAGAGGGTTTGAGTGCGGGACAGGTCTTGATTGTCAGTGTGGTCGGGACGCCGGGCGAGAAAGGTCTGGAGGCCGATTATGTCCAAGGGGCGACCCTTGCGGTTGAGGCAGGAGCCCCGATTATTGAGATCAATCTTTCCTGCCCGAACGTCGTCACCGGAGAAGGAAGTCTCTACACCGATCCGGAGTCCTCTTCCGCGATTTCCAGGGCGGTAAAACGCGCGATCGGCGATGTCCCTCTGATGATCAAGATCGGCTATATTCCCGACCCGAAGCGGTTGGCCGAGGTGGTCGGGGCAAACGCTCCCCATATCGAGGCCATTGCGGGTGTGAATACCCTTTCTTTTGAGGTGGTCGGTCCGAATGGTACTCAAGCCCTACCGGGGAAAGGCCGTCTTCGTGCCGGGGTCTGCGGCGCGGCGATTCGTCAATGTGCCATGGAGCAGGCGGCGCGGATTGTTGATCTGAAGCGGAAGGTGCAATACGATTTTGAAGTGGTCGGCGTCGGAGGCGTGATGACGCCGGAACATATCCGAAGCTACCTGTCCCTGGGTGTTGATGCCGTCATGTCGGCGACCGGTGCAATGTGGGACCCGCTCCTTGCTTCCAGGTTCTGGTCTCAGGTGTAACGATCCATCTTACCTCTTTTTTCCTTCATGGCTGCGTTACTGTGGTGCTCGAATCCTCACGTATAAACCATACGCTCCGGGTTCTGCGCGCCTCGCGCCTTACCCTGAAGAAAAACGAGGCAACCTGAACCATTACGGATTTCCACCGTTTATGTTAAAAAATAAAATCGTAGCATGATTTCTCTACTGAAAATTGCAAAACGTTTTGGAACGCGGGCGCTATTTTCTGAGGCGACGCTCCAGATTTCGCAAGGGGACCGTATCGCCCTGGTCGGGGCCAATGGGACAGGCAAGACAACCTTGCTCGAGATGATCGGCGGGCATATGCGGCCCGATGCAGGGGAAATCGTCATCTCAAAAGAGACCGTGGTCGGCTACCTTCGGCAGGAGGTAATTCAACTGAGAGGCCGCAGCATCCTTGAAGAGGTCCTCTCCGGATGTGAGATCCTCCATGAGATTGAAACCGAGATGAAGCAGGTTGATCGAAAGATCCACCAGACAAGCGATCCGGAAGAGAAAGGGCGTCTCGGTCTCCACTATGCTGAACTGCAATCTCATTTTGAAGCAAAGGGCGGCTATGCGCTTGAACATCGGGCAAAGCAGGTTCTCTCGGGGCTGGGCTTTCAGGAAGCGCGTTTTGGCGGGCGGACGGACCAACTCAGCGGTGGGCAGCTCATGCGGGTCGCCCTCGCGAAGATCCTCCTTTCACTGCCCGACATCCTCCTCTTGGACGAACCCACCAACCATCTCGATCTCGCGTCCGTGATCTGGCTCGAAGGCTTCCTCAGAAACTACCCCGGTTCGATCCTCTTGATTTCACACGACCGTTCTTTCATCAACGGCTTGACCAATCGGGTCATCGAAATCGCGCA carries:
- a CDS encoding sulfurtransferase TusA family protein gives rise to the protein MEAGKEVDVRLDLSGVLCPMNFVKTKLQLEEMEAGQVLEVVIDEGKPERNVPRSVQAEGHKVLELAEIPDGHFRLVIEKV
- a CDS encoding dihydroorotate dehydrogenase, producing MKPMPAYDVDRSYEANYREGPFIKEKAPVRQIRRKERFLGFEVNSRLGIPAGPLLNARWILAYAAMGFDLLVYKTVRTCATPSHPKPNCMFLGIEDQIREVDFEKQLVATMEAPSDLSRISITNSFGMPSRAPEVWQADIQKAKEGLSAGQVLIVSVVGTPGEKGLEADYVQGATLAVEAGAPIIEINLSCPNVVTGEGSLYTDPESSSAISRAVKRAIGDVPLMIKIGYIPDPKRLAEVVGANAPHIEAIAGVNTLSFEVVGPNGTQALPGKGRLRAGVCGAAIRQCAMEQAARIVDLKRKVQYDFEVVGVGGVMTPEHIRSYLSLGVDAVMSATGAMWDPLLASRFWSQV